The following coding sequences lie in one Maylandia zebra isolate NMK-2024a linkage group LG14, Mzebra_GT3a, whole genome shotgun sequence genomic window:
- the LOC101468551 gene encoding pannexin-1, protein MAIAHVATEYVFSDFLLKDPNQARYRNVRTELAVDKIVTCVAVGLPLLLISLAFAQEVSVGTQISCFAPTNFSWRQAAYVDSFCWAAVHTQTLPLWLHKFFPYILLLVAVLMYAPALFWRFCAAPLLQSDLAFIMEELDRCYNRAVTLAKRMATAEQPSADSDPTEGCFNYPMVEKFLMTKRCSRKLIIYYFLCRVLTLLTLLCACVCLGYYLRLASTTDDFGCKLRVGLLESDTGVPDRVQCKLIAVGVFSLLSFVNLIVFATLIPVVIYASLRPLYCYDHAHFLETYQSLPTVSVLPKPGGQCDDLSLYLLLLEENISELKSYKYMKVLEMLRRRGEHAGESFDPMGLLQNLCLVKMDNVDGLKPTSASAMPDNDEGPNSSKENCSKTETEMKELRPLLQENSDAAGSGDGGVLRQRPM, encoded by the exons ATGGCCATTGCACACGTGGCTACGGAGTACGTGTTCAGCGACTTTCTGCTGAAGGACCCGAACCAGGCTCGATACCGCAACGTTCGAACGGAGCTCGCCGTGGACAAGATCGTGACCTGCGTGGCCGTGGGCCttcccctcctcctcatctctCTGGCCTTCGCTCAGGAGGTCTCAGTCG GTACTCAGATCAGCTGCTTTGCTCCGACTAACTTCTCATGGAGGCAGGCAGCTTATGTGGACTCCTTCTGCTGGGCGGCCGTGCACACGCAGACTCTACCTCTGTGGCTGCACAAG TTCTTTCCTTACATCCTGCTGCTGGTGGCCGTGCTCATGTACGCCCCGGCGTTGTTCTGGAGATTTTGCGCTGCGCCGCTCCTGCAGTCTGACCTCGCCTTTATCATGGAGGAGCTGGACCGCTGTTATAACCGCGCCGTCACTCTGGCCAAACGGATGGCGACAGCGGAGCAGCCGTCCGCTGACAG CGATCCCACCGAGGGCTGCTTCAATTACCCAATGGTGGAGAAGTTCTTGATGACCAAGCGCTGCTCGCGGAAGCTGATCATTTACTACTTCCTGTGCCGCGTTCTGACTCTGCTCACCCTGCTCTGCGCCTGCGTCTGCCTGGGCTACTACCTCCGCCTGGCCTCCACTACAGACGACTTCGGCTGCAAGCTGCGTGTCGGCTTGCTCGAGTCAGACACCGGCGTCCCCGACAGGGTGCAGTGTAAGCTCATCGCCGTGGGAGTCTTCTCCTTGCTGAG CTTCGTAAACTTGATCGTCTTCGCCACGTTGATTCCAGTTGTGATCTACGCCAGTCTGCGTCCCCTCTACTGCTATGACCACGCCCACTTCCTTGAAACCTACCAATCACTGCCCACTGTGAGCGTCCTGCCCAAACCCGGTGGCCAATGTGACGATCTCTCGCTCTACCTGCTCCTACTGGAGGAGAACATCAGTGAACTGAAATCCTACAAATATATGAAG GTGTTGGAGATGTTGAGGAGACGAGGCGAGCACGCCGGAGAAAGCTTCGACCCCATGGGCCTGCTGCAGAATCTCTGCCTGGTGAAGATGGACAACGTAGACGGGTTGAAACCCACCAGTGCTTCAGCGATGCCTGATAACGACGAGGGTCCAAACTCGTCCAAAGAAAACTGCAGCAAGACGGAAACGGAGATGAAAG agCTCAGACCTCTGCTGCAAGAGAACAGCGATGCAGCAGGAAGCGGCGACGGAGGCGTTCTCCGACAGAGACCGATGTGA